TCAGACGTGGTGGGCCCGAATCCCGATATGATCCGTTTGTTCGGGCGGCAAGGCCGCCTCGATGCGGTTGTGTTTATATCTCGATCACACGTTAAAACTCCGGAATAGCCCAATCCCGTGGAACACTTCCCAGTTGTCGGCTTCATCCCACGGCTAAAGCCGATGAGCGTTCGCCTCGCTACCGCTGTAACACTGAAACCGGACTAATGAACGTTAGCAAGAAATAGCGGAAATATTAGTACGCGTAATCAGCGTATCCGTCTGAGCTAACAGTATCTGTTGTTTCGGAGTCACGGATCTTCTCAAATGCCTTGAGGAAGTCTGAGTTTTGAACAGTAGTTCGGTCGTCACGAATCGCAAACATTCCTGCTTCTGTTGTGATATTCTCAATTTTGGCACCAGAAAATCCTTCGGTTTTGGCTGCTAATGCATTGAAATCAACATCGTCAGAGAGGTTCATACCGCGGGTATGGATTTGCAGAATCCGCTTTCGCCCCTCTTCATCTGGATTCGGTACCTCAATAAGACGGTCAAACCGACCCGGACGAAGAATTGCGCGATCAAGCATGTCAAATCGATTTGTCGCAGCAATGATCCGGACTTCGCCGCGGTCATCAAAACCATCCATTTCATTGAGGAGTTGCATCATTGTCCGCTGCACTTCAGCGTCACCAGACGTTTTTGACTCCGTCCGTTTGGCTGCAATCGCGTCAATTTCGTCAATAAAGATAACCGCTGGAGCACGCTCTTCAGCAAGCTCAAACAAGTCACGAACAAGTCTGGACCCTTCGCCAATAAATTTACGAACAAGTTCAGATCCGGCCATCTTGATAAATGTCGCATCAGTCTGATTGGCAACAGCTTTTGCAAGCATGGTCTTTCCGGTACCTGGTGGACCATAGAGGAGCACTCCGCTTGGGGGATCGATACCAACCGTTTTGAACTGCTCAGGATTCTTAAGTGGTTGTTCAACCGCCTCTCGAACCTCTCGAATTTGTGCGTCAATACCCCCGATGTCTTCGTATGTTACATCTGGTGAGGCATCGATTTCCATAGCTTGGGCTCGAGCATCCGTCTCCTGATCAAGGGTAGTTTTAATTGTGAATGAATCATTGACGGTTACTCGGTCTCCCGGTTCAATCTCTTGTGCTAAGCGGTCAGACACTGAGGTAAGAATCTCTTGGTTGTTACCATGCTGGCGAACAATTGCCTCGCCGTTTGCGATCTCTTCAACGGTAGCAACATACAACGAGGTCGTCTTGAGCTTCTCATTCTCTCGTTCAAGACGATCAGTTTTCTGTTGTAATTCTTGCTTGCGATCGTCAGCAGTTTCGAGTTGTTCCTGAAGTTGATTATGAACTTCAAGAATATCGAAGTAGTGCTGGCGAAGTGCTGAAAGACGTTCTTCCTCGGACATATCCGGATCAAGATCCAGCCTTGGTCGATCTGGAAGCGAAGGGCTGTGTGACATCTATTGATAACTAGTAGGGCCTTAAGCTTAGAAGTGCCTTTTGGGTGATGGTTGGTACCAAACGACAGATTTATGAGCTCGTGGTAAGCGATAGCTCAAAATCTGTAATGAGTCTCATCTGGTTGCCGCATCAGCAATTGCGACTGTCTGGCCGATACCAGCCAAGATAGCCCCAAAGACAAGAGGCGGAATGCCAGCGACAGACGGGACAGCACCAGCAACAATAGCTCCGAGAAAACTGAGCAATCCCCCGGCCAAATATAGTTCTTGGCGAGAATCAATCTCAACGCCAGTATAAATTAGCGCTACACCAGGAAGTAGCATCCACCCGTATAGCCCAGCTGCAAGCATTCCGGCGTGTTCATCCCACAAAAGCCCAAGTGTGCTAATGAGTGTAACGATAAATCCAACAGCGATTACGACTCGCCAGATACGAAGAACCCCGTAGTCCATCTGTGACCAACCAGTGATAGCGAAGATTGAGAGGAATATGCACATAATGATGTGTGCGATAAGAAGAGTTCGTATTGAAAAGTAGCCAAACTCAGCCAGAATGGCTACAATCCACGCCGCCGGGATAAGACCTGCTGGCGCAGTCTCAAGAATACTTTGTCTCATGGATAAATACACACCGCCGAGAACAATGAATGTACCTTACTACAAGATCTATCAGTTGTTGTGAATACGATTTCTTTATTCACTGAACCACGTGATGTTTAGTCGTCGATTTGCCTGTCATCGTTCGGGTTTCTCACTCCGTTGTTTCGCCGTTCTTCTCTGAGTTCTTACACTGGTCTGACCGGGGTTCGGCCGGCTTCACTCGGAGCTCTCCGAAGCCGTACTTAGCTCTTCTTATTATTTACTTTACATTTCTTCCGGGTAAACGCGGAGGAATCCCGATCGGGGGGATTTTCAGGTTCGCAACCATGGCTCCGTCGCTTTACCGGAGTGTGCATCTAACCCAGCCATCGTGACAGTGGCTGACTGGCCATGCCAAGTGGCCGTTACTCCTATCCTCAGCGTCGTCGGCGTTCGTGGTTGTTTTTGTCCGGCGAACGCCGAGTCAGCGTCAACAGACTCGGAGGTATCGTAGGTTGCTGCAACAGGAAGCACGCGGCCGCACTCTTCTGGGATACGGTGTTCACCACCTGTCTTTCGGATACTACCTCGTTACGAGAGCGGACAGGCCGTCGTCCGAGAAACGACTCTCTCGTGATCACGGAAATCTCCGATTTTCGAAGGACTTCCGAAGGTCGTTCGGAATCCGCTCCGTTCCGACCTGGCCCTACCGGTGTACAGAGATTCCTGTAACATGAATATTAGAATTGGAAACTCGGCTATGTTCTTGCCAGCAGAACGTGGCACTGAGTCACGACGTGTATCCACGGCCTGAAGACCGTAGTATTGCGCCTGCTCAACCTAGAACACGTGCTCAAATTCAGGAAACATAGATCATCACGGTGATGAAAATAAAAATAACGCAGCTATCCGGGCGACCTGTTACTGGAGTGACTTCATCTCATCAAGACTGCGCTCGTACTCCTCAATAGCTGACTCAAGATAGCCAGCATCTGTCACATCAACGCCGGCTGTTTCCAGTACATCAACCGGATATGCAGAACCACCAAGCTTGAGAGCCTCAAGATACGCATCACGAGCATCTGTAGATCCATCAAGAATACGAGTAGCAATGTCAACAGCAGCACTAATCCCTGTCGCATATTGATAGACGTAGAATGCACGATAGAAGTGTGGGATGCGCATCCACTCACGGCTCATTCGGTCATCAAAGGAAGCAGATGGATAGAATGTAGATTTGAGATCACCGTATACCTCATCAAGCCGATCAGGAGTAAGTGCTTCACCGGCTTCAATAAGTTCATGCGTGCGATGTTCAAAGCTCGCAAACATCGTCTGGCGGAACAATGTTGACCGAAATCGCTCAAGATACTCATTTAGGACGTGTCGGCGGAAATGAAGATTATCAACTGTCTCAAGGAGATGGTTAGTGAGTAAAACTTCATTGACAGTCGAGGCGACCTCAGCGACGAAAATATCATACTTGCTATAGACGTACGGTTGATTTTCACTGGTTAACTGCGAATGTATCGAGTGACCAAGTTCGTGCGCTAGCGTGTACATCGAGGAGATATCATCTTGATAGTTCATCAGAATGAATGGCTGTGTATCGTACGTTCCTCCTGAGTACGCTCCAGACTGTTTACCCTTATTCTCGTAGACATCAACCCATCGTGAAGAGATACCGTCAGCAACACGTTGTTGATAATCATCGCCAAGAGCACCAAGAGCCTCTGTCACATGTTCAGTTGCTGTCTCATACTCAATATCAGGACCCTCACTCTGTGCAACAGGCATATACAGATCCCAGCCTCGAAGTTCGTCGACATTGAGCGCGTCCTGTTTTAGTTTAGCGTGCTCATCGAGCACATCGAGGTTATCCTGTACTGTATCAAGTAGTGTATCATACACGGATACAGGAATATTGGAACTGTGAAGAGCCGCCTCCCGAGCAGAGTCGTAATTGCGGATCTGTGCGTGTTTAACATCTGATCGAACAGATTTCTCATAGGCCCGACCAACGGTGTTCCGTACAGATTCCCATTTATCATAGAATGTTTCGTAGACACGGCGACGAGTGTCTCGGTCGGGGTTTTTTTGTAGTGTTGTAAAATTAGAGAGTGTAATATTGATAGAATCACCATCAGGGCCTTCAGCACTTGGGAATTCCATATCGGCGTTGGTCAATGTTTGATATACTTCGCCTGACGCACCAGTTACCTCTGAAAGGTCAGCAAGGACTTCTTCAACTTCGGATGACCTCGTGTGGGGCTTCAAGCGGAGAATATTATCAAGGTAATGCTCATATGTATCGAGTTCAGGATTGGTCTCAATAAGGTTGGAGACTTCATCACGGTCAAGTTGCTGGATAGCTGGCTCAATAAAGCTTGCAGCACTGGCAGCTTTACTTTGTAGAGATTGTGATCGGGCAACCATTGCTTGGTATTCTTGATTTCGTGTATCTTCATCACGACGCATACGAGCATATGCAGCAAGTGTGGACAACTCACGCATAATTTCATCCCGGAGAGAAAGTACCTCATAGAGTGGTTCTGGATCCGTCAAATCAGCGGAGGCGTACTCAGATAACGTGGAAACACGCTCCTGGAGATTGACAAAATCGGACTCCCACGCTTCATCAGATTCATAAACGGTGTTAAGACTCCAGCGATACTCAAGGTCGATCTCAGAACGTTCTGGGACAGATGCCATACAAATTCTTTGTCCCACAAACAATATCAATTGTGGCAAACGTGGCCCCACGGATCAAAATTCAATCAATGCGTTGCATATTATCGTGACATGTATTACCATCCTATTTCCTAATCTCACACATGGGCAAAATTGTACGGGGAATCGGACTCACACTGCTGGGGCTACTATTGTTGTTATCACTGACAACTGCAACAGTAACGATTGGATTGGACCGGAGTGTGCTCGATGACGAATTTACAAAAGAAACGCTTGAGGAAGAAGGAGTCTACGACGTGGCATTTGAAGAGGGATTACAGGCACTTGAAGAGGAAATCGAAGATCAAGAGAATGAGACAGGTGAGATAGACGCAGTTATACAAGGTGTTGAGCAGAATTTATCAGCTACGTATATACAAGAGCAAACAGAACCAAACATAGATCGAACGTACGAATTTTTAGATGGAGAACGGGATGAATTAGTGCTGTCAATAAATACTGTTGAAGTGAAAGAAGCAGTCTCTTACAGTGCTAAGGTTGAGGTTCGTGACAGTAGCTACGAAGAACTCTTCGATGAGTACATAGATGATGGGGAAGGATTTGAGGAGATTGGAGAACAGATTGTTGAAATGGCAGAAGGCGAAGATGATTACGAAGAGATAATTGCTGAGAATGAACCAATGGACCTGAATGGAGACAGAGTAATTGATACTAGAGGCGACGCAGAGGAATACGCCGACGAAATAGGTATTGATGAGCACCTACAAGGCGGTGTCGCTGGGTTCATATTAGCCCATCAAGATGCAGTCGATGATGAGACAGAACTAGAATATGATGAGTACATAGATCGACTTGAAGAATCACAAGAAGATTTAGCGGACGGAGTAGAGACACTGACCAGAGAGGAAATTGACGAGTCAATTGATGATGTAGTGAGTACGGAAGTAACAAACAATGATGACGAAGACGTTGCACTTGTGCAGTCTGGAGTGTCGATGATCGGGACAGTCTCGATTGTACTGGCAGCATTCTCGGTGTTGATCGCCGTGCTAATGTTTGCTGTAGCAGAGACACGGTCATGGGCGCTATGGGAGATTGGCGGAATCAGCGCGCTTGTTGGTGGAATATGGATTCTTGGAATATCAACTGCCGAATCATTTGTGGGTGAAACAATACAAACAGTTATCGAAGAGGAAGAGCCACCAATTGACCCAACAGAAACAATCACTGGAGTTATTGGACGATACCTTGGCGTGTTTAGCGAGATGGGTATGGTTCTGCTGCTACTGGGAATCGGATTTGTCACATTGGGTATCCTTGCACGAAAAGGAGTTGGACCACTCGCAGATCCAGGTCAGGCAGACTCTACAGACAAATCTTGAATTCGGTCAGAGATCCGTGAAACAACACCTGCGCGGAGTAGATGCTGTTTATGGAATTTAGTAAACGTTGAGACGTGGTTCTCAACAGCATTAGAAGGCTGAAATGACCGATTAGAGTAAACAACATCAACTAACAGCAGTGGAAGTGGGGATGCTGGTGCTATACCGTCTGGCCCCGGTAGAGGCTGATCTGAAAGGACACGGTCAATAAATGCCAAGTCACGAGCACCAGTTGCAATCATGCGAAGTAATGAGACCGCCCGTCGAACAAACTGTCTAGGGAATCCATCTGATTCGAACTGAAGGACAATATACGGGTCATCAAGTTGAAACTCAATTGTAAGATCTCGGTGAGTGCCAGTTGAGTCTAGAGTCAAATTGTGGAAATCATGATAGCCAGAAAGACGGGTAATGGCCGATTCAAGCCGGGAAGTATCTAGATGTCCGTCAGGATAAAGCAGGTACTCATACCGCCGACGGACAGCATCGTGAGTCGGATGGAACTCTTCAGGAACTGTCGTGTATGCCCATACGATGATATCATCTGGAAGATAGGTATTTATTGCTTCCGGGGTAAGCCATTTTGGCGCATCAAACGCAATGGTTTGTGCGACCGCAGAAACACCAGCATCAGTTCTCCCCGAAGCCGCATATCCCGGAGGGATGTTTTCGTCATGAATATCAAGTGCAGCAAGGGCATCTAAGAAGGTGTCAGAGATGGTATCTACGTCAGGCTGCCGCTGAAACCCATGATATCCTTGGCCATCGTAAGCAACCCGAAAAGCATGCTTAGGCATATGTCACAATAGGTCTCTGGTTTCGTGAGTATTAGACGAAGGTCTCGTATGTTGGACGGGAATGGTCGCCCGGGAACTCGTCTACAGGAACCTGTATTTGATCTCCGGACTGCATGTCTTTGATCGTCACTTCGTCATTTTCGAGGTCTCGTTCACCTACGATGATAACAGTTTCTGCGTTGATGCCATCAGCGTAGTCAAGCTGAGATCCAAATCCTCGGTCAGCAAGATCAACCTCAACAATGTGACCTCGTTCACGGAGACTACGCGCAATTCGAGATGCAGTTGGACGAGTGTCACCTACCTGAAGGACATAATAGTCTGTGGAGAGCGTTTCTTCAGGCCATACACCAGCTCGTTGGCAGAGGAGCCCAAGCGTAGCGTGACCGGGAGCAACACCGACAGCTGGGGTTGGTTCGCCACCAAATGATCCAATAAGGTCATCATATCGGCCACCACCAAAGATCGAGCGTGAAACTTCCCCTTCAGTATCAAAGCACTCGAACACCGTTCCGGTGTAGTAGTCAAGTCCTCGTGCAGTCTCAAGGGAAAGATTGCAGTGGTTACGGACACCAAAGTCATCTGCTGCTGATAAGACAGCCTGTAGATCAGAAACAGCACTTTCAACGCGGTCAGTACCAGCAGTACGGGCTAGCTCGTCTAGTTCGTTCTCTGGGACAGAAAGAAGCTGGTCAAATTCTCGGGCTTGATCTTCAGAGAGACCAGCATCGGTAAGCAACTGATAGTATTCGTTTGTACTGATCTTCTCTTTTTTGTCAACAGTGCGGATAGCTGCAGTTGTGTCGACCTCACTGTCGAATGACTCAAGCAGGCCTCCTAGAATATCACGGTGTGAAACTCTGAACTCAAAGTGGTCATTCGTTAGTCCGAGATTTGTCAGGGCATCAGCTGCCCAAGCAAGGATTTCCGCATCAGCAGCTGGCTCAGATGAGCCAAAGATATCAACGTTTGTCTGGTAGAATTCACGAAATCGGCCCTGCTGTACCTGTTCGTATCGCCAAAACGACCGGGTGGAATACCATTTAATTGGTTTCTGGAGTTCTTTTCCCTTTTCGACAACCATGCGAGCGACAGTCGGAGTCAATTCAGGTGTGAGAGCGACTTCTCGGCCACTTTTGTCTGTAAATGCGTAGAGCTCGTCAACAATCTCTTCGCCACTCTTGTCAACATACATCTGTGTTCGCTCTAAGGCAGGAGTACCAATTTCGCGAAAACCATACTGGCGTGCTGTTTCCTCAAGCGTCCCAGTTACCGCACGCCGAGCCTGCATCTCTTCAGGATAAAAATCACGAAACCCCTTGAGTCGATCGTACATACAGGTGAATTAGGTAAGGGAGTGTTTGAAACCTTCTGTCCTCTATCAAGATAATCAGTCCACAAAGTAATACAAAAAGTCGAATCTGGTTGAGAGGACGAAGATCGTTATTTGAGACCAGTCACAACAGTTTGATCGTGAGCAGGAAAGATGTCAGTGATTGCGACATCTGACCATTCATCGCGGATAATTGCTCGGAGTTCTGCCTCGTAGTCGGCGCGAGGGATATCTTCACTTGGACCAACGGTCACCTCAAGCGTTTGTGATACTAGATCATCCACAGCTGATCGTCCGAATCCGGAAAGTGGAGCGATATAATCAACATTGTATCGATCCTCAATACTCTGGGCTGCCGCCCGAGAAACAGTTGGAGCGCGATCATCACGGCGCGTGCCATCAGCAATCGCATCAAAGTCACGATCAGCAAGGGCCTCAAGGGCTTCGTCGTGGGCATGCTGAATTCCGTTGCGAGGATACCCATCATCGGTCATGATTTCAACAGCCGTCTCAGCAATCGATCGGTCAAGCTCAATCGCTTGGAATGAGCCAGGCAATTCAGCAGCTGCCGACTGTGCATGCTGCCACGCGTCAGTGATTCCAAAGTGAGTTGTTACAAGCGTAACGTCATAGAACCGATCAAGTAGCAATGCAGCTAGTGTGGAATCCTTACCTCCACTGTATAGAACACCAACTGTTGGGGTGGTCATCGGCGACGAATGTTAAACCCGTCATCGTCGGGTTTCAGTTCTTGGAGCAGTTCTTTCATCTGTTCTTCATCAATCTGGTCTTGTATCCGGCCACTTCGTGCGAGCGCAATGACTTGCTGTTCGACTTGTTTTGCGAACTCTGGTTTTGACATTTCAACCGTGTTAAGCCGCTTTCTGGCACCATCAGTCAGATGCTGCCGAAGTAGAGCCTGCTTCTGTGCTTCTGCCTGCTCCCGACGCGCTTGTTGAGCATCTCCTTGGTCATCTTGCGCCCGGTCACGGAGCTCTTCCATCTTTTTCTTGCGTAATTCTTCGATGTCATCATCAGGGCTGCCGCTCATACTTGTAGTATTGTATTGGCAGTGAAAAAACCGTTACGACAAATTCTATGCGTATCGCTCAAGCTCCGGACGGTCTAGATCCGCAATCACGTCAGCAGCAGTCTGGTCGAGAAGACTTTGGCCTTCCTCGGTAACAACTCGGCCGTATCCTTCTCGGGTTTCAACAAGATTTTCATCTTCAAGTTCCTGCAGTAGTGTTCGAATGATGTTTTTACTGCCGTCGACGCGGTGATCTGGAGCAACGCGATAACGGTTGGAGCCACCCTTGCTTCCTCCGTATGCCGTTGAAAGTCGTTCGACGCCAACTGGACCATCAGCAGCGACACGACGAAGCAGGCTTGCAGCACGGGTTGCCCAGAAGTCTTCCTGTTCTGGTGGCAGTTCTGTATCAACACCAGACTTGGTGTAATCTGCCCAGTCTGGCCGGTCGATTCGGTCTTCGAGTTC
This portion of the Salinarchaeum sp. IM2453 genome encodes:
- the truA gene encoding tRNA pseudouridine(38-40) synthase TruA encodes the protein MPKHAFRVAYDGQGYHGFQRQPDVDTISDTFLDALAALDIHDENIPPGYAASGRTDAGVSAVAQTIAFDAPKWLTPEAINTYLPDDIIVWAYTTVPEEFHPTHDAVRRRYEYLLYPDGHLDTSRLESAITRLSGYHDFHNLTLDSTGTHRDLTIEFQLDDPYIVLQFESDGFPRQFVRRAVSLLRMIATGARDLAFIDRVLSDQPLPGPDGIAPASPLPLLLVDVVYSNRSFQPSNAVENHVSTFTKFHKQHLLRAGVVSRISDRIQDLSVESA
- a CDS encoding alpha hydrolase; its protein translation is MTTPTVGVLYSGGKDSTLAALLLDRFYDVTLVTTHFGITDAWQHAQSAAAELPGSFQAIELDRSIAETAVEIMTDDGYPRNGIQHAHDEALEALADRDFDAIADGTRRDDRAPTVSRAAAQSIEDRYNVDYIAPLSGFGRSAVDDLVSQTLEVTVGPSEDIPRADYEAELRAIIRDEWSDVAITDIFPAHDQTVVTGLK
- a CDS encoding proteasome-activating nucleotidase Pan2, giving the protein MSHSPSLPDRPRLDLDPDMSEEERLSALRQHYFDILEVHNQLQEQLETADDRKQELQQKTDRLERENEKLKTTSLYVATVEEIANGEAIVRQHGNNQEILTSVSDRLAQEIEPGDRVTVNDSFTIKTTLDQETDARAQAMEIDASPDVTYEDIGGIDAQIREVREAVEQPLKNPEQFKTVGIDPPSGVLLYGPPGTGKTMLAKAVANQTDATFIKMAGSELVRKFIGEGSRLVRDLFELAEERAPAVIFIDEIDAIAAKRTESKTSGDAEVQRTMMQLLNEMDGFDDRGEVRIIAATNRFDMLDRAILRPGRFDRLIEVPNPDEEGRKRILQIHTRGMNLSDDVDFNALAAKTEGFSGAKIENITTEAGMFAIRDDRTTVQNSDFLKAFEKIRDSETTDTVSSDGYADYAY
- the pepF gene encoding oligoendopeptidase F, whose protein sequence is MASVPERSEIDLEYRWSLNTVYESDEAWESDFVNLQERVSTLSEYASADLTDPEPLYEVLSLRDEIMRELSTLAAYARMRRDEDTRNQEYQAMVARSQSLQSKAASAASFIEPAIQQLDRDEVSNLIETNPELDTYEHYLDNILRLKPHTRSSEVEEVLADLSEVTGASGEVYQTLTNADMEFPSAEGPDGDSINITLSNFTTLQKNPDRDTRRRVYETFYDKWESVRNTVGRAYEKSVRSDVKHAQIRNYDSAREAALHSSNIPVSVYDTLLDTVQDNLDVLDEHAKLKQDALNVDELRGWDLYMPVAQSEGPDIEYETATEHVTEALGALGDDYQQRVADGISSRWVDVYENKGKQSGAYSGGTYDTQPFILMNYQDDISSMYTLAHELGHSIHSQLTSENQPYVYSKYDIFVAEVASTVNEVLLTNHLLETVDNLHFRRHVLNEYLERFRSTLFRQTMFASFEHRTHELIEAGEALTPDRLDEVYGDLKSTFYPSASFDDRMSREWMRIPHFYRAFYVYQYATGISAAVDIATRILDGSTDARDAYLEALKLGGSAYPVDVLETAGVDVTDAGYLESAIEEYERSLDEMKSLQ
- a CDS encoding 30S ribosomal protein S19e, producing MTTFYDAPADALIDALAEELEDRIDRPDWADYTKSGVDTELPPEQEDFWATRAASLLRRVAADGPVGVERLSTAYGGSKGGSNRYRVAPDHRVDGSKNIIRTLLQELEDENLVETREGYGRVVTEEGQSLLDQTAADVIADLDRPELERYA
- a CDS encoding DNA-binding protein yields the protein MSGSPDDDIEELRKKKMEELRDRAQDDQGDAQQARREQAEAQKQALLRQHLTDGARKRLNTVEMSKPEFAKQVEQQVIALARSGRIQDQIDEEQMKELLQELKPDDDGFNIRRR
- the hisS gene encoding histidine--tRNA ligase, giving the protein MYDRLKGFRDFYPEEMQARRAVTGTLEETARQYGFREIGTPALERTQMYVDKSGEEIVDELYAFTDKSGREVALTPELTPTVARMVVEKGKELQKPIKWYSTRSFWRYEQVQQGRFREFYQTNVDIFGSSEPAADAEILAWAADALTNLGLTNDHFEFRVSHRDILGGLLESFDSEVDTTAAIRTVDKKEKISTNEYYQLLTDAGLSEDQAREFDQLLSVPENELDELARTAGTDRVESAVSDLQAVLSAADDFGVRNHCNLSLETARGLDYYTGTVFECFDTEGEVSRSIFGGGRYDDLIGSFGGEPTPAVGVAPGHATLGLLCQRAGVWPEETLSTDYYVLQVGDTRPTASRIARSLRERGHIVEVDLADRGFGSQLDYADGINAETVIIVGERDLENDEVTIKDMQSGDQIQVPVDEFPGDHSRPTYETFV